TCGACACACACCCACCCAAGTCTCCGACTGCGCTTTCTCTTCTGTGTCGCGTTTTCAGTTTCCAGCGACAATGCTTTCGAGTCCCGTGACCTCGACCCCTTTCTCTGTCAAGGACATCCTTAaactggagcagcagcagcacatcCCCGGCGTTTTCCATCAGCAAGGCTTTGTAATGCCAGAACCGGACGTGTCTTCCACGCCGTCGCCACAGTACCTGCACGCCGCCCTGAAGAGCTCCGAAGTGTTGTATAGCGCGGAGAAGCCGTTCTGCGCCGGGGAAGGGCCACTGAAGTCTCACCTGAGCTCGGGGGACTTTGACATGCTGAGGGGCTGCTGCGGCTCTCACACAGAGGAGGAAATGGACGCCATCGAAGAGCCAGGTGAGCTTGGAACTGGACCTGATTAACAGATCAAGGCGAATCTCTTCATGCTTATTGACAGCCAGTCTTATTCATAACCACAGCGTCGTAAAGAATTGCCAACAACGAACACAGAGAGATCCGTCCTCACAGCTATCTTTAATTATTATACTGAGAAGTAATGACAGTAAGAGTAATCGTCAGGTACCGCATATACTTTGCGGAGACGTGCCGTCTGATTTTCCCCACCaacaaaaaacttttaaaacaagTCAGAAAGCCTTTATGGAATCTCCTCCACAATTCATAAGATAAAGCGAATAACCGACACAGTGTTGTAGCCATGACTGAGGTTGCAAATAAGTGCAATAATGATCGTCACAGTTGCATTGTAATGTACCGTCGGAATGAATTAAAACCAAATCGTACTGTACCTCCCATTTAATCTGACGAACTAAATCAGCTTTATAGCCTAGCCTATCTAATTGTTGGGATTATTGGCAGCATAAACGAAATAATAAACGTCCTACTGcattaataaatcattttaagatCTGCATTTCGTCAATTAAATAGACGAACTGCACTTGCAAATCATTGCAAGCAGAAACAATAGAAAGTGACTACTGTGCGcttaatatttaaaagcaaaataaccCCCATCAACACTGGTGTGTTTTTATAGTACCTTAAAAGAAagttttttctacatttatttacattaaatttgtattgcttttaaaaaaaatctgttatgtGGAATTATGTTGAAAATTTTCAATGTTCCCTATTTTTTCCCAAGTTGTGCAATAAGAGCAGAGTATCCCACATCCAGATGAACGTCGGTTCAGCTCCAAAGCTTCCTCGATTGCGTACGTCTAATTAAGAGGTTTTCGTCTTCACATTCTAGGCAGCTGTGGTGCCGAAGATTCCCCGGGCGGTAATGGAAAAAAGGAAGATTTTTACCCCGAGAGACCGAAGCAGAGGCAGAGGAGAAAGCCGCGGGTCCTGTTCTCTCAGGCGCAGGTGTTCGAACTGGAGAGGCGGTTCAAACAGCAGCGCTACCTGTCAGCGCCAGAACGCGAGCACCTGGCCAGCATGCTGAAGCTCACCTCCACCCAGGTGAAAATCTGGTTTCAGAATCGGAGGTACAAGTGCAAGCGACAGAGGCAGGACAAATCGCTGGAGTTAGCCGGCCACCCGCCGCCGCCGCGAAGGGTAGCGGTACCGGTACTGGTTCGAGACGGCAAGCCATGTCTTGGAGAATCCCAGACCTACACGGCCCCGTATAACGTAACTGTTAGCCCTTATCACTACAACACGTATTACGGCGGCTACAGCAGCAGCCCGTACAGTTGCAGTTACACGGGGATGCCCTCGATGCCAAGCGTAAACCAGCCTCCAAGTCAGATTGTGAATATGAATTTCAGCATGGGCAGTGCGGTACAGCCGAGCGCCTTGAATCAACAGGGCCCCCTGCAGGCCAAGCTCCAAGGAATCCGGGCCTGGTGAGACGAGCAAGCACTCCATGTTACTGTAAATAATCGCCTTATTTCATATGTAAAATGGACTCTTAACGGAGAGAAACAGCAGATGtgatttggagaaaaaaaaacgtgaaCATGTAAACGCCTTCCTACCACTGTGAAACGGTGCgctcacaatctgaaaatgttcACGGAGAAGATTTTTACACCCATTTATTCGAACATATAATTTTGTAAAAGGTACTGATTGTTGCTTTGTTTTGGCTTCACATGTGTGTGCTGTAATAGTATCTCGACCATTCCTTCAGAAATGAAAGCGGTGAAATAAAATGATGATGGGTCAGAAAAGAAAGTGCTTCGTTTAAATTCTTAAAAGGAGACGacaattacagtatttacagattCTGAAAGATAAGCAGGACGTATCTATATTTTTTGTCTGCCCCGTGGTTTTTCGTGGAGTTTTCGGTCCTTTCAGATTCATGTCAAAACTGAATTTAACTTGAACTAAACAGTGCAGATGCGAACTTCGTTTAAATGGCTTAGATTAGAATAATCTTCTgtcaagacagaacaaagacatACGCTGAAGAGAAATCACTGGtcataagaaaataataaagaatataaTAAAGTATAGGTTCAACATAAATATCGAAAAGTCATATTTAGGTTTTCAAATCTTTAATACCTGTGGTTGTCATATATTGATTGAAAATTGATTGGTTAATTCTGAGCACACTATATGAAGGTCCACTCGCCATCGCCGGTACAGCACCTGTAAATAATTTAGATGGGACAAAATTTTAAATCCTCCTTAATTAAGATACACATA
This genomic window from Lepisosteus oculatus isolate fLepOcu1 chromosome 2, fLepOcu1.hap2, whole genome shotgun sequence contains:
- the nkx2.7 gene encoding NK2 transcription factor related 7, coding for MLSSPVTSTPFSVKDILKLEQQQHIPGVFHQQGFVMPEPDVSSTPSPQYLHAALKSSEVLYSAEKPFCAGEGPLKSHLSSGDFDMLRGCCGSHTEEEMDAIEEPGSCGAEDSPGGNGKKEDFYPERPKQRQRRKPRVLFSQAQVFELERRFKQQRYLSAPEREHLASMLKLTSTQVKIWFQNRRYKCKRQRQDKSLELAGHPPPPRRVAVPVLVRDGKPCLGESQTYTAPYNVTVSPYHYNTYYGGYSSSPYSCSYTGMPSMPSVNQPPSQIVNMNFSMGSAVQPSALNQQGPLQAKLQGIRAW